A single genomic interval of Prunus dulcis chromosome 5, ALMONDv2, whole genome shotgun sequence harbors:
- the LOC117627154 gene encoding UDP-glucose 6-dehydrogenase 5-like, which translates to MVKICCIGAGYVGGPTMAVIALKCPAIEVAVVDISAPRIAAWNSDQLPIYEPGLDEIVKQCRGKNLFFSTAVEKHVSEADIIFVSVNTPTKTQGLGAGKAADLTYWESAARMIADVSTSNKIVVEKSTVPVKTAEAIEKILTHNSKGIKYQILSNPEFLAEGTAIEDLFSPDRVLIGGRETPDGQKATQALKEVYAHWVPEDRIITTNLWSAELSKLAANAFLAQRISSVNAMSALCEATGANISEVAHAVGKDTRIGPKFLNASVGFGGSCFQKDILNLVYICECNGLTEVANYWKQVIKVNDYQKNRFVNRVVSSMFNTVSGKKIAILGFAFKKDTGDTRETPAIDVCRGLLGDKAQLSIYDLQVTEDQIRRDLSMKKFDWDHPIHLQPMNLAAVKEVSVVWDAYEATKGAHGICILTEWDEFKTLDYKKIFDNMQKPAFLFDGRNVVDVEKLREIGFIVYSIGKPLDAWLKDMPAMA; encoded by the coding sequence atGGTGAAGATCTGTTGCATTGGAGCCGGCTATGTTGGGGGGCCAACCATGGCAGTAATTGCCCTCAAGTGCCCCGCCATTGAAGTAGCTGTGGTGGATATCTCTGCGCCCCGGATCGCAGCCTGGAATAGTGACCAGCTCCCCATTTATGAGCCAGGTCTTGATGAGATTGTGAAGCAGTGCAGAGGAAAGAACCTCTTCTTCAGCACTGCTGTAGAAAAGCATGTCTCTGAGGCAGACATAATTTTCGTTTCGGTTAACACCCCAACGAAAACTCAGGGTCTTGGAGCTGGCAAAGCTGCAGACTTGACATATTGGGAAAGTGCAGCCCGGATGATTGCTGATGTTTCAACGTCCAACAAGATTGTTGTTGAGAAATCAACTGTTCCAGTGAAAACTGCTGAGGCAATTGAAAAGATTCTCACCCACAATAGCAAGGGGATCAAGTATCAGATCCTTTCAAACCCAGAGTTTCTTGCTGAGGGTACAGCAATTGAGGACCTTTTTAGCCCCGACCGCGTTCTCATTGGAGGAAGAGAAACCCCTGATGGCCAGAAAGCAACCCAAGCATTGAAAGAAGTATATGCGCATTGGGTACCAGAAGACAGAATCATAACAACCAATCTTTGGTCAGCAGAACTCTCAAAGCTAGCTGCCAATGCCTTCCTGGCCCAGAGGATCTCATCTGTCAATGCCATGTCAGCTCTGTGTGAGGCTACTGGAGCAAATATCTCAGAAGTTGCCCATGCTGTTGGCAAGGACACCAGAATCGGACCCAAGTTCCTGAATGCTAGTGTTGGATTTGGAGGGTCTTGCTTTCAAAAGGACATACTCAACTTGGTCTATATCTGTGAGTGCAATGGCCTAACTGAAGTTGCAAACTACTGGAAACAAGTCATTAAGGTGAATGACTACCAAAAGAACCGATTTGTGAACAGGGTAGTTTCTTCAATGTTCAATACAGTTTCTGGTAAAAAGATTGCCATTCTTGGGTTTGCCTTCAAGAAAGATACCGGCGACACGAGGGAAACTCCTGCCATTGATGTTTGCAGGGGGCTGTTGGGGGACAAGGCACAGTTGAGCATATATGATCTGCAGGTCACAGAGGACCAGATCAGGAGGGATCTCTcaatgaagaaatttgattgGGACCATCCAATTCATCTCCAGCCAATGAACCTGGCTGCGGTCAAGGAAGTCAGTGTTGTTTGGGATGCTTATGAGGCAACCAAGGGTGCTCATGGGATCTGCATTCTTACTGAGTGGGATGAATTCAAGACACTTGATTACAAGAAGATTTTTGACAATATGCAGAAACCtgcatttttatttgatgGAAGGAATGTTGTTGATGTTGAGAAGCTGAGAGAGATTGGATTCATTGTTTACTCAATTGGGAAGCCGTTGGATGCTTGGCTCAAGGACATGCCTGCTATGGCATAa